The Hyphomonadaceae bacterium ML37 genome includes a region encoding these proteins:
- the uvrC gene encoding excinuclease ABC subunit UvrC, with protein sequence MVKAARPDAPPLDAADDAAPAGAPDEARSGPQIIADYVKQLPMKPGVYRMYGADGEALYVGKARRLKARVANYAKTGGHTNRIALMIALTRTMEFVVTSTETEALLLEANLIKRLKPRFNIILRDDKSFPYILIRSDHAAPQLTKHRGARKARGAYFGPFASAGAVNNTLNTLQKAFLLRTCSDSVYESRTRPCMLYQIKRCAAPCVDYVDAEEYAELVADATSFLRGRSNELREALQTQMTAAAEAMDFEHAARLRDRIRAIAAVTTHQDINPEGLEEADVVAVHSEGGRSCVQVFFFRAGQNWGNRAFYPRHEADAGEAGVLAAFIAQFYDDKPAPRLILVSHAPDEAALLSEALALRAGHGVEIRQPQRGDKKQLVEQAAHNAREALARQMAESASQAQLLKGVARVFGLDAPPTRIEVYDNSHIQGTNAQGAMIVAGPEGLEKTGYRRFNMKGDDAATDDDYAMMRAMMRRRFARLKREREDGAPAPDLVLIDGGKGQLSAVQGVMEELELLDIPLAAVAKGPDRDAGREVFYLPGKPPVRLPPNDPVLYYIQRLRDEAHRFAITGHRARRQRQIRENPLDDIPGVGATRKSALLKHFGSARAIARANLADLEAVEGVSKTLARTIYDHFNE encoded by the coding sequence ATGGTCAAAGCCGCCCGACCCGATGCGCCGCCTCTGGATGCGGCTGACGACGCCGCCCCCGCTGGCGCGCCGGACGAGGCGCGTTCGGGGCCGCAGATCATCGCCGATTATGTGAAGCAATTGCCGATGAAGCCCGGCGTCTACCGCATGTATGGCGCCGACGGGGAGGCGCTGTATGTGGGCAAGGCGAGACGGCTCAAAGCCCGTGTGGCGAACTACGCCAAGACCGGCGGCCATACCAATCGCATCGCCCTGATGATCGCGCTGACGCGCACCATGGAGTTTGTGGTCACCAGCACCGAGACCGAGGCGCTTCTGCTGGAGGCCAATCTGATCAAGCGGCTGAAACCGCGCTTCAACATCATCCTGCGCGACGACAAGTCGTTTCCCTACATCCTCATCCGCAGTGATCACGCGGCGCCCCAGCTGACCAAGCATCGCGGCGCGCGCAAGGCCAGGGGCGCGTATTTCGGCCCCTTCGCCAGCGCAGGCGCGGTGAACAACACGCTCAACACCCTGCAGAAGGCGTTCCTTTTGCGCACCTGTTCGGACAGCGTGTATGAGAGCCGCACCCGGCCCTGCATGCTGTACCAGATCAAGCGCTGCGCGGCGCCGTGCGTGGATTATGTGGACGCCGAGGAATACGCCGAGCTGGTGGCCGATGCGACGAGCTTCCTGCGCGGGCGCTCCAACGAGCTGCGCGAGGCGCTGCAGACCCAGATGACCGCCGCCGCCGAGGCGATGGACTTTGAACACGCCGCGCGCCTGCGCGACCGCATCCGCGCCATCGCGGCGGTGACGACCCATCAGGACATCAATCCCGAAGGGTTGGAAGAGGCCGACGTGGTGGCCGTGCACTCAGAAGGCGGCCGCTCATGCGTGCAGGTGTTTTTCTTCCGCGCGGGCCAGAACTGGGGCAATCGCGCCTTCTATCCGCGCCATGAGGCCGATGCGGGCGAGGCCGGGGTGCTGGCCGCCTTCATCGCGCAATTCTATGACGACAAGCCCGCCCCGCGCCTGATCCTGGTGAGCCATGCGCCCGACGAGGCCGCGCTTTTGAGCGAAGCTCTGGCCCTGCGCGCCGGACATGGTGTGGAGATCCGCCAGCCCCAGCGCGGCGACAAGAAGCAGCTGGTGGAACAGGCCGCCCACAATGCCCGCGAGGCGCTGGCCCGCCAGATGGCCGAAAGCGCGTCCCAGGCCCAGCTCCTCAAAGGCGTCGCGCGGGTGTTCGGGCTCGACGCGCCGCCAACCCGCATCGAGGTCTATGACAACTCCCACATCCAGGGGACCAACGCCCAGGGCGCCATGATCGTGGCGGGGCCGGAAGGGCTTGAGAAGACCGGCTACCGGCGCTTCAACATGAAGGGCGATGATGCGGCCACCGATGATGACTACGCCATGATGCGCGCCATGATGCGCCGGCGCTTTGCGCGGTTGAAACGCGAGCGTGAGGACGGCGCCCCGGCGCCTGATCTGGTGCTGATCGATGGCGGCAAGGGACAGCTGTCGGCCGTGCAGGGTGTGATGGAGGAGCTGGAGCTGCTCGATATTCCGCTGGCGGCCGTGGCTAAGGGCCCGGACCGCGATGCGGGGCGCGAGGTGTTCTACCTGCCCGGCAAGCCGCCCGTGCGCCTGCCGCCCAATGATCCGGTGCTGTACTACATCCAGCGCCTGCGCGACGAGGCGCACCGCTTCGCCATCACCGGCCACCGCGCCCGGCGCCAGCGCCAGATCCGCGAAAACCCGCTGGACGATATTCCCGGCGTGGGGGCCACGCGCAAGAGCGCGCTTCTGAAACATTTCGGCTCGGCGCGCGCCATCGCCCGGGCCAATCTGGCCGATCTGGAAGCCGTCGAGGGCGTCTCCAAAACCCTGGCGAGGACGATCTATGACCATTTCAACGAATAG
- a CDS encoding CDP-alcohol phosphatidyltransferase family protein, with product MTISTNSPLHHLPNAVTLARMAAGVFGAYCLAVSVSGDVQGSDLIWGAVAAVIYILAALSDWLDGWLAEILDARSALGALLDPLADKVLVGGYLIAFLTVPSWSEWLLVPVALIVGRDLLVTILRFTRPSTATLKVTKAAKAKTAFTMSVIAAPFALVTVDLATPINLAPEAWFVYWAVGIWFAAFLSAWTAVPYVRGAMGRG from the coding sequence ATGACCATTTCAACGAATAGCCCCCTGCATCACCTGCCCAACGCCGTCACGCTGGCGCGCATGGCTGCGGGGGTGTTTGGCGCGTATTGCCTCGCGGTGAGCGTTTCAGGCGATGTGCAAGGTTCCGATCTGATTTGGGGTGCTGTTGCAGCCGTGATTTACATCTTGGCAGCGCTCAGCGACTGGCTGGATGGCTGGCTGGCGGAGATTCTTGATGCACGCAGCGCGCTAGGAGCACTATTGGATCCGCTTGCCGACAAGGTGCTGGTCGGCGGATATCTGATCGCGTTTCTGACCGTTCCCAGTTGGAGTGAGTGGCTCTTAGTTCCCGTTGCGCTCATCGTGGGCCGCGATCTGCTGGTAACAATTTTGAGGTTCACGAGACCGTCTACTGCGACGCTGAAAGTGACCAAAGCCGCAAAAGCAAAGACCGCATTCACCATGTCCGTTATTGCGGCTCCATTCGCGCTGGTGACAGTGGACCTTGCCACCCCGATCAATCTCGCTCCCGAGGCTTGGTTCGTCTATTGGGCGGTTGGAATCTGGTTCGCCGCTTTCCTGAGCGCGTGGACGGCGGTTCCCTATGTGCGGGGGGCCAT